One window of the Candidatus Zixiibacteriota bacterium genome contains the following:
- a CDS encoding hypothetical protein (Evidence 5 : Unknown function), giving the protein MGEKCNNIRFQDMLHAYELHMLSGNDLEAFEQHLLECEYCAREVERLKEVSDLLEHDSQVALNLEQIASRGRETSSATIDAESPYGQKRYRFIAAAVLAAAIIIFLVLKPWDIKIVPEKSAYAENRLTIMFFENVPDPSDTSKLGEIATNLLINDLSGSGFLQVLSSQRLYDIMRLLAFDGASRFDKNITTLVAEKAKAKWILNGAILKSEPNIVIASQLSDVSSGAVIASQKITGRPGEDIFALIDTLAQAIEKDLSLPSELSLPTKVRISQMGGQSREAWRYYLQGVDNYNKLYLHDAVGDFKKALEYDSTLAMVYYYLALINDPAHIKKAEEYSSKVGIKEKYYIDILSANISNDTKVADRLLRELVGKFPEEKMAYFWLSRIEQRRDHILQSADFLNKTIALDSLYKMAYVNLIYSYISLDSFSAALHAADRYAAIAPDEVNPLDCRGDIYSAFGKNEEAIKEFRAVLKIKPDFNEYKTLKKLTILRLCSGDYSALDSSNKVIDSFDAKQKYWLLPYLKMYQGKLYQAINYFDSAAALNDSVVVYRLNKARIYEDLDKPQRSLEDLEWVLKLINEEYPNEQLAYRNLFIYYLAKADLFDSALSQAEQLGQWCEAREYSDRYYWGALGSIELARENYARAAGYFDKASSPDRDLTIYYLAGLAYLFDNQYAKSAALLERVTRECPLIYSSGTWPVKANYYLGRAYEAMGKKSEAAYRFQYFTDLWKDADPQIECLLDARARLLKLK; this is encoded by the coding sequence ATGGGCGAAAAGTGCAATAACATCCGCTTTCAAGATATGCTTCATGCTTATGAGTTGCATATGCTCTCGGGGAACGACCTGGAGGCCTTTGAACAGCACCTGCTGGAATGTGAATACTGCGCCCGGGAGGTCGAGCGGCTGAAGGAAGTTTCGGATCTTCTTGAGCATGACTCTCAGGTCGCCTTAAATTTGGAACAAATTGCCTCTCGGGGTCGGGAGACTTCATCCGCTACGATAGATGCGGAGTCTCCTTACGGTCAGAAACGTTACCGCTTTATTGCAGCCGCCGTTCTGGCGGCCGCCATAATCATATTTCTTGTCCTGAAACCCTGGGATATTAAAATAGTCCCCGAAAAATCGGCCTATGCCGAAAACCGTCTTACTATAATGTTTTTCGAAAATGTGCCGGATCCCTCGGACACTTCGAAATTGGGCGAAATTGCGACCAACCTTCTAATTAATGACCTTTCCGGTTCCGGATTTCTTCAGGTTCTTTCGAGCCAGAGGTTGTATGACATTATGCGGCTTTTGGCCTTTGATGGGGCATCCCGGTTCGACAAAAATATTACTACCCTCGTGGCCGAAAAAGCCAAAGCCAAGTGGATACTGAACGGGGCCATTTTAAAAAGCGAGCCCAATATTGTTATCGCCTCGCAACTCTCCGATGTTTCGTCAGGCGCGGTAATAGCCAGCCAGAAAATTACCGGGCGACCCGGTGAAGACATTTTCGCTTTGATAGATACATTGGCTCAAGCCATTGAAAAAGATCTCTCGCTTCCGTCCGAATTGTCCCTGCCGACAAAAGTTCGGATTTCTCAAATGGGCGGCCAATCGCGCGAGGCCTGGCGCTATTATCTCCAGGGAGTGGATAATTATAATAAGCTCTATTTGCATGATGCCGTCGGCGATTTCAAGAAAGCGCTCGAATACGACTCCACTCTGGCGATGGTCTATTATTATTTGGCCCTTATTAATGATCCCGCTCATATCAAAAAAGCCGAAGAATATTCATCAAAAGTCGGAATCAAAGAGAAATATTATATCGACATTCTGAGCGCCAATATTTCCAACGATACCAAAGTCGCCGACCGCCTGCTACGCGAACTGGTCGGCAAATTTCCCGAAGAGAAAATGGCGTACTTCTGGCTTAGTAGAATCGAACAACGGCGGGATCATATTCTCCAATCCGCCGATTTTCTCAACAAGACCATTGCCCTCGATTCCCTGTACAAAATGGCCTATGTCAACCTGATTTATTCCTATATTTCGCTCGATAGTTTCTCCGCCGCCCTCCATGCCGCCGATCGTTATGCCGCTATAGCACCGGACGAAGTCAATCCCCTTGATTGCAGGGGTGACATATATTCGGCTTTTGGCAAAAATGAGGAAGCCATTAAGGAATTTCGGGCGGTTCTGAAAATAAAGCCGGACTTCAACGAATATAAGACTCTTAAAAAATTGACCATACTGCGGCTTTGCTCCGGTGATTATTCCGCTTTGGACAGTTCCAACAAAGTTATTGATTCCTTCGATGCCAAACAAAAATACTGGCTTCTCCCCTATTTGAAAATGTATCAGGGGAAATTATATCAGGCAATTAATTATTTCGACAGCGCCGCCGCACTAAACGATTCCGTAGTGGTCTATCGTTTGAATAAGGCTCGAATATATGAAGATCTGGATAAACCTCAAAGAAGTCTCGAGGATCTCGAGTGGGTTTTGAAACTGATCAATGAAGAATATCCCAATGAACAACTCGCCTATCGGAATCTTTTTATTTACTACCTTGCCAAAGCGGATTTGTTCGACAGCGCTCTGTCGCAGGCCGAACAACTCGGACAGTGGTGCGAAGCACGGGAATATTCCGATCGTTACTATTGGGGAGCGCTGGGAAGCATCGAATTGGCCAGGGAGAATTATGCCCGGGCCGCCGGATATTTCGACAAGGCCTCAAGCCCGGATCGCGATCTGACAATATATTACCTGGCCGGATTGGCGTACCTTTTTGACAATCAATATGCCAAGTCCGCCGCCCTGCTGGAACGCGTTACCAGAGAATGCCCCCTGATTTATTCATCCGGCACCTGGCCGGTAAAAGCCAATTATTATCTGGGACGGGCCTATGAAGCGATGGGCAAAAAGAGCGAAGCCGCTTACCGCTTTCAATACTTCACCGACCTCTGGAAAGATGCCGATCCGCAGATTGAATGCTTGCTCGATGCCCGGGCCCGATTGCTGAAATTGAAATAA
- a CDS encoding hypothetical protein (Evidence 5 : Unknown function), which yields MRRFVNFKALKSIILLLIFILLSGKIFGMMESDKVKNPNVVSIKRAPMVKSAGAEEYVAPAKGSVQSLGFDQSASLSPGRKVGSTTYDYQSNGRMNRQVDWRGNQWIHFTWTKQIARVPGEGRRTSYEAWDPVQGLFAQEGQADSGGCDIHDLTNNISGYTGIDVTPEGKVVIGNHHSRTGEASDYASTVWYDFGVGSCFFSPYRSRLPDSAMHYFPAGNGVNYMIWPNIEYQVYGTDTVTHLLAQQGNVTSPPSILGYFRRVGSAENGVWDYPPVTVDTVNDIAYVVTTSRVSRKVAMVWLAPYPYDLPGGSESGIRNGDQRVNDVWYRKSNNMGAPGSWVPSTGGTNVTKFDSSKSGWLAHADLSALIDTQDKLHIIWDAREYSPSGGGTWPHFYGSMLFHWDDGTDEVRVIKNANWDLPEQGCNGGTWNEMSIVKMQISECDGKFYALFVQFNDIYNGIGDDCQFTAFTQANKSGTANGELYISVSDNGGYNWDIARNLTNSYTPRCDTAGNTGGHIECDADQWPSMSRFGIDTLGSGADFSGVPVIDPSGTYAGAKFLDIFYVNDKYPGGCVRDAGIWTMNPMKWFWVPCIEPVRGSAFAWSPYAIEDPAWTLPNVQLDTIVRLFNIGNTDMNISSVTAVKLTGTSVDWLNLGTTPTSISYLTPNYFDMHVLLGGPGVMGTTGYSGLLIFAGDFASSPDTMQVHIIIADTVQPPGWARIRTTSKSVWFNNAGNLGRGGTLNYGWNGMAFFNDCDTANNITGANDNARTYLYDASPFVLRAKLSTDTLYNNYIWNSDWLSENGFRPLEGGILDSTSYPGYQYGYTGRFITHDSAIGVECEYFAPTDPDSSDFIVQRTKFYNRTASTLIDVFLGEVMDWDIPSDSGVENGSGFDASRKMMYVYGAEYGADTGRYSTWNDCVLANQRYGGFSYCVGFRTNSTFWTDSIGHPKCMFTGTNGNWQRMLGNFPPQALYNKLAGLTGYEAWQSTVPSMQDSLYQDLNMVACYGNFYISTRDTLVFIKIFSTVYNSGLAGLQASIDKAKIWLVNHNIFYLDRMCCTCCWNPGDANNDHVVNILDVSYLINYLYKQGPEPACPDDGDVNASGNINILDVAYFINALYKSGPSMQCGCITCSCNNAKVPRAPCSAPTD from the coding sequence ATGAGGCGTTTTGTCAATTTTAAGGCACTTAAATCAATAATACTCCTTTTGATATTCATTCTCCTTTCCGGAAAAATTTTTGGAATGATGGAATCGGACAAGGTGAAAAATCCCAACGTGGTTTCGATTAAGCGGGCGCCGATGGTCAAGTCGGCGGGAGCGGAGGAGTATGTAGCGCCGGCCAAGGGCTCAGTCCAGAGTCTTGGCTTTGACCAGAGCGCATCGCTATCCCCCGGTCGAAAAGTCGGATCGACGACATACGACTATCAGTCCAACGGGCGAATGAACCGTCAGGTGGACTGGCGGGGCAATCAGTGGATCCATTTCACCTGGACGAAACAAATAGCCCGTGTCCCCGGAGAGGGCCGCCGGACCAGTTATGAGGCCTGGGATCCGGTTCAAGGACTATTTGCGCAGGAGGGACAAGCGGACAGCGGCGGGTGTGATATACATGATTTGACCAATAATATTTCCGGATATACCGGTATAGATGTGACACCTGAAGGGAAGGTTGTCATCGGCAATCACCACTCGAGAACGGGTGAGGCATCCGACTATGCCTCGACGGTCTGGTATGATTTCGGTGTTGGCTCATGCTTTTTCAGCCCCTATAGAAGCCGCCTTCCGGACTCCGCCATGCATTACTTCCCCGCCGGGAACGGGGTGAACTATATGATTTGGCCGAATATCGAATATCAGGTATATGGGACGGACACGGTCACTCATCTTCTAGCCCAGCAGGGAAACGTCACAAGTCCGCCTTCGATTTTGGGATATTTCCGCAGAGTCGGAAGCGCTGAAAACGGCGTTTGGGATTATCCGCCGGTAACAGTCGATACGGTCAATGATATTGCTTATGTGGTGACGACATCGAGAGTTAGCCGGAAGGTGGCGATGGTTTGGCTGGCCCCTTACCCGTACGATCTTCCGGGGGGGAGTGAATCGGGCATTCGCAACGGCGACCAGCGCGTCAACGATGTCTGGTACCGCAAATCGAATAATATGGGGGCCCCGGGGAGTTGGGTACCGTCGACTGGCGGAACTAATGTTACAAAGTTTGATTCCTCCAAATCGGGCTGGCTGGCGCACGCCGACCTTTCGGCCCTGATTGATACTCAAGACAAACTGCATATCATCTGGGATGCCCGGGAATATTCGCCGTCAGGCGGGGGGACCTGGCCCCATTTTTACGGCAGTATGCTGTTTCACTGGGACGATGGGACCGATGAAGTCCGGGTGATAAAGAACGCCAACTGGGATCTTCCGGAGCAGGGCTGTAACGGCGGAACCTGGAATGAAATGAGCATTGTGAAGATGCAGATTTCGGAGTGCGACGGCAAATTCTATGCGCTCTTTGTGCAATTCAATGATATCTATAACGGCATCGGTGACGATTGCCAGTTCACCGCCTTTACACAAGCAAATAAGTCCGGAACGGCCAATGGAGAGTTGTATATTTCGGTTTCCGACAATGGCGGTTACAACTGGGATATTGCCCGGAATCTGACCAATTCCTATACTCCGCGATGCGACACCGCGGGAAATACCGGCGGTCATATCGAATGCGACGCCGACCAATGGCCATCCATGTCCCGTTTTGGCATAGATACTCTCGGCTCCGGGGCCGATTTCAGCGGCGTGCCCGTGATTGACCCGTCGGGTACATATGCCGGCGCAAAATTTCTTGATATATTCTATGTCAATGACAAATATCCCGGCGGGTGCGTGCGGGACGCCGGTATCTGGACAATGAATCCGATGAAATGGTTCTGGGTGCCGTGTATTGAGCCAGTCCGGGGAAGCGCCTTTGCCTGGAGCCCCTATGCCATTGAAGACCCGGCCTGGACATTACCCAATGTTCAACTGGATACAATCGTTCGTCTTTTTAATATCGGCAATACCGATATGAATATTTCAAGCGTAACAGCCGTAAAACTGACCGGCACATCGGTCGATTGGCTGAATCTGGGAACGACTCCGACAAGCATTTCATACTTAACGCCCAATTATTTTGATATGCATGTACTTTTGGGCGGGCCGGGCGTGATGGGGACGACGGGGTACAGCGGACTACTCATATTTGCAGGTGACTTCGCGAGCAGCCCCGACACAATGCAAGTTCACATAATTATCGCCGATACCGTTCAGCCGCCGGGATGGGCCAGGATTCGAACCACCAGCAAGTCAGTCTGGTTCAATAACGCCGGGAATTTGGGTCGAGGCGGAACCCTTAATTACGGCTGGAATGGAATGGCATTTTTCAATGATTGCGACACGGCCAACAATATTACCGGGGCAAACGACAATGCCCGAACCTATTTATACGACGCCAGTCCCTTTGTCCTGAGGGCTAAATTGTCCACCGATACCCTATATAATAACTATATCTGGAACAGTGATTGGCTTAGCGAAAATGGCTTTCGGCCGCTGGAAGGCGGCATTTTGGACAGTACATCCTATCCCGGTTACCAGTACGGGTATACGGGGAGATTTATCACCCATGATTCAGCAATCGGAGTGGAATGCGAGTATTTCGCTCCGACAGATCCCGACAGCAGTGATTTTATTGTGCAGAGAACCAAGTTTTATAATCGGACAGCTTCAACGCTTATCGACGTTTTTCTTGGGGAGGTAATGGATTGGGATATCCCTTCCGATTCGGGGGTCGAAAACGGCTCAGGGTTTGACGCTTCCAGGAAGATGATGTATGTGTACGGCGCGGAATATGGCGCCGACACCGGCCGATATTCGACCTGGAACGATTGTGTTTTGGCCAATCAAAGATATGGGGGATTCAGCTATTGCGTCGGATTTCGAACCAACTCAACATTTTGGACCGATTCCATCGGCCATCCGAAATGCATGTTCACCGGAACCAACGGCAACTGGCAGAGAATGCTGGGAAATTTTCCGCCACAAGCACTATATAATAAATTGGCGGGTCTGACCGGATATGAGGCATGGCAGTCAACGGTGCCATCGATGCAAGATTCCCTGTATCAGGATTTGAATATGGTGGCCTGCTATGGTAATTTCTATATATCTACAAGGGATACCTTAGTCTTCATAAAGATTTTTTCAACAGTTTATAACAGCGGATTGGCCGGATTGCAGGCCTCGATAGACAAAGCCAAAATATGGTTAGTGAATCATAATATCTTTTATTTGGACAGAATGTGTTGCACATGTTGCTGGAATCCCGGGGACGCCAATAATGACCATGTCGTGAACATTCTGGATGTCAGTTATTTGATCAATTATTTATACAAGCAGGGACCGGAGCCTGCTTGTCCTGATGACGGCGATGTCAACGCCAGTGGTAATATCAATATTTTGGATGTTGCCTATTTCATCAACGCTTTGTATAAAAGTGGTCCCTCTATGCAATGCGGGTGCATTACGTGTTCCTGCAATAATGCGAAAGTGCCAAGGGCGCCCTGTTCGGCACCAACCGACTAA
- a CDS encoding Beta-lactamase (fragment): protein MTDKFDLRAETEAVENVIKDSIRWAMTKDTDMLYRSFMPDSSLFWFSPDDAGTVKGIDNFKELVETVFMSPSFKAVSSDFKDLKITFSHSGECAWWSCYLDDFNEWNGKPSNWENVRWTGVLEKIDGAWRIRQMHFSYSLEFMRAEIKRAVSET from the coding sequence ATGACGGATAAATTCGACTTAAGGGCCGAAACAGAGGCCGTAGAGAATGTCATTAAGGACTCAATTCGCTGGGCCATGACTAAAGATACAGATATGCTATACCGCTCCTTTATGCCCGATTCATCGCTCTTCTGGTTCTCCCCGGACGATGCCGGAACCGTCAAAGGCATCGATAATTTCAAGGAACTTGTCGAAACCGTCTTTATGAGCCCTTCCTTCAAGGCCGTCAGCTCCGATTTCAAGGATTTAAAGATCACATTCTCCCATTCCGGCGAGTGCGCCTGGTGGTCCTGCTATCTCGATGATTTCAATGAATGGAACGGCAAGCCGTCAAATTGGGAGAATGTCCGCTGGACCGGAGTGCTGGAGAAAATTGACGGCGCATGGCGGATCCGCCAGATGCACTTCTCTTATTCTCTGGAATTCATGCGGGCCGAAATCAAGAGGGCCGTTTCGGAAACATGA